From Sandaracinaceae bacterium:
GCTCCGGTCGCGCGAGCCCCGTCAGCGCGCCGCCCAGCCCCAGGCCGATGGGCAGGGCGTAGAGCGCGGGGAGGTCGTCGACCACCAGCCCCAGCCGGAACGCCCAGATGATCGCGAGCCGGAAGCGATGCCCCAGCACCTCGTGCGAGGCGACGAGCGCGATCACCAGGACGGCGCTCACCCCGAGCCAGACGGCGACGCGGCGGTGGCGACGCGCGCTGCCGCCGCCGATGGCCAGCGCGCCCGCGCCCGCCACCAGGGTGGTGAGCCAGGCCAGCTCGCCCGCGTGTCGGATCCCGAGGAGGAAGGTCTGCGCGGCCGAGGCGTGGTCGATGAAGAGGGCCGCGATCGGCGCCCACAGGCCCTCGCGGACGTGCAGGAGCTGGCCCAGGCCCACGACCGCGAGGGAGGAGAAGGCGGCGACCCCGAGGCACGCGACCGCGACGCGCAGCGCGCGCGAGGGGCGATACCGGACGGCCGTCATCGAGAGCAGCGTCACGAGCACGTTCGCGGCCGCGAGCGCGAAGATCACGAGCTTGGGGCGGAGCGTGGCCGCGGGAAGCATCGCGGCCACGACCACGCTGGGGACGAAGATCCCGCTGAACGCGGCGACCGCGAGCCGGCGCCCGACGGGCGCGAAGCCCGGCAAGCGCAGGAAGGAGAGGAGGCCGATGGCGAGGCTGATCACCCCCGCCACCGCCGCGAGGTTGCGCGGGAAGCGAGCCCAGTCCTTCACGTCGCGCACCGTCGCCGGGTCGAGCACATCGGCGAGGCCCTGGTAGCCGAGGCGCGCGAGCCCGAGCTCGAAGAGCGCGGCCACCATCGCGAGCAGCGCCAGCGGCGGCGCGGCCCGCAGCCACCGGAGCGCCGCGTCCCCTTCGTCGGTCGGGCTCCCCTCGGCCCCGGCCGCAGGCGTCGACGCTCCCTGCGCCGTGGGAGACGAGTCCGGCTCGGCGTCGCTCACCGGTGGGACGCTAGCAGAGTCCAGCCGAGATGCGCGTGATGGATCGCCGCCGGGCGCGGTCGATCGGGCGCGTGGGTCACGCGCTGGCGGCGTCTCGCGCCCTGCCCAGGAGCTTCTCGGCCGGCGTGACCTCGACGAGCACGACCGTGACGTTGTCCCGGCCGCCGCCCTCGAGGGCCAGCTCCACCAGGCGCTCGGCGCCGTCCTGGAGCGTCTCGGCGTTCTCGATGGTGTCGGCGATCGTGCCCTCGTCCGGCACCATCCGGGTCAGCCCGTCGGTGCAGAGGAGGTAGACGTCCTCGGGGCGCGTCTCGGCGATGATGACGTCGATGGTCAGCCCCGGCGTGGCCCCGACGGCGCGGCTCAGCGCGTCCGAGGTGGGGCCGTCGTCCACGACGCCGAGGTTGCCGAAGGTGTGATCGGTGGTGAGCTGGCGGAGCTTTCCGTCCCGCAGCCGGTAGCAGCGGCTGTCTCCCACGTGCGCGACGTAGAGCCGCTCCTTGTGACCGGCGAAGCGAGCCGCGACGAGCGTGGTGCCCATGTCCTTGAGCCAGGGCTCTTTCTTGCCCCGCTCGAAGATCTTGAGGTTCGCCCGCTGGACGGCCTTCGCCAGCTCCGCCGCGCGCCAGGGCAGCTCGGGGCCCCGGATGTCCGCGTGGAACTTCTTCTTCACGAACGATTCTTCGAGCAGCTCGACCGCCATCTCCGCCGCGATGTGTCCGCCCGCGTAGCCGCCCATGCCGTCGGCGACCGCGTAGACTCGCTCGCTGCTGAGCTTGAGGAAGCGGTCCTCGTTGCGGTCTCGGCGCTTGCCGGTGTTGGTCTGCGCGATGGCCGTCGTGAGCACGCGCAGGTCGTGGTCGGTCGGGACGTCGTGCTCCGCCCCCTCGTCCGCGTAGATGACCTCGGCCGCGGCCACCGGGGGCTCGCTCTTGCCGTCCTTCGGGTCGAGCGCCACGCGCAGCACGGTGATCTCGTCCTCGTCGTCGTCGTCGTCATCGAAGAAGGCGTCTTCGTGACCTTCGAGCGGCTTGACCTCGAGCTTGGCGACCTGTTGCTGCGTCAGGCTGGGGCGCTTGCGCAGCCCGGACGTCTCGTCGTCCTTCGCCTTCGCGCCGTCACCCTTCTTCTTGGGGCTCTCGTCGGCGTCCCGCTCGGCCGGCGGCTGCGGCCGCAGGGCGAAGAAGAGGACGAGGACGGCCCCGAGCGCGATCGCCCCGACGATGTACCACGACACGGCGGGAAATATAGAGCAGAACCGCACGCATGCGCAAAGGCGTAGGTCGCGCGATGGAGCCTCGCTCGGCTTGCCCGCCCCCCACCATCCGAGGTAGGCCATCTGCCCTATGAGCGAACTTCGACACGACTGGTCCCTGGAGGACGTCCGAGCGATCCACGATCTGCCGCTGACGGACCTCCTCCACCGCGCGCAGACCGTGCACCGCGCGCACCACCAGCCCGACGCCGTGCAGCTCTGCACCTTGCTCTCGGTCAAGACGGGGGGCTGCCCCGAGGACTGCGACTACTGCCCCCAGAGCTCGCACCACGACACCGAGGTCGACCCCGAGAAGATGATGTCGGTCAACGAGGTGCTCGACGCCGCGCGCGCGGCCAAGCGCACCGGGGCGACGCGCTTCTGCATGGGCGCCGCGTGGCGCGACGCGCTGCACGGCCCGGCGTTCGAGAACGTGCTGACGATGGTGCGCGGCGTGCGTGAGCTCGGGCTCGAGGCCTGCGC
This genomic window contains:
- a CDS encoding protein phosphatase 2C domain-containing protein, yielding MSWYIVGAIALGAVLVLFFALRPQPPAERDADESPKKKGDGAKAKDDETSGLRKRPSLTQQQVAKLEVKPLEGHEDAFFDDDDDDEDEITVLRVALDPKDGKSEPPVAAAEVIYADEGAEHDVPTDHDLRVLTTAIAQTNTGKRRDRNEDRFLKLSSERVYAVADGMGGYAGGHIAAEMAVELLEESFVKKKFHADIRGPELPWRAAELAKAVQRANLKIFERGKKEPWLKDMGTTLVAARFAGHKERLYVAHVGDSRCYRLRDGKLRQLTTDHTFGNLGVVDDGPTSDALSRAVGATPGLTIDVIIAETRPEDVYLLCTDGLTRMVPDEGTIADTIENAETLQDGAERLVELALEGGGRDNVTVVLVEVTPAEKLLGRARDAASA